The following proteins come from a genomic window of Oncorhynchus clarkii lewisi isolate Uvic-CL-2024 chromosome 23, UVic_Ocla_1.0, whole genome shotgun sequence:
- the LOC139381691 gene encoding parvalbumin-2-like, translated as MAFKGMLKDEDIAAALKHSAAAESFNHKEFFAKVGLVGKSAEDLKKAFYFVDQDKSGFIEEDELKLFLQTFSAGARALTEKETKAFLAAGDVDGDGMIGVDEFVTLVNA; from the exons ATGGCTTTCAAGGGAATGCTTAAGGATGAGGATATCGCTGCTGCCCTCAAGCATAGTGCAG CTGCTGAGTCCTTCAACCACAAGGAGTTCTTCGCCAAGGTTGGCCTGGTTGGAAAGTCTGCTGAGGATTTGAAGAAAGCCTTCTACTTCGTTGACCAGGACAAGAGTGGCTTCATTGAGGAGGATGAGCTCAA gCTGTTCCTCCAGACCTTCTCTGCTGGTGCCAGAGCTCTGACAGAAAAAGAGACCAAGGCCTTCCTTGCAGCAGGAGATGTTGATGGTGATGGCATGATCGGAGTAGATG AGTTTGTCACCTTGGTGAACGCATAA